One window from the genome of Epinephelus moara isolate mb chromosome 21, YSFRI_EMoa_1.0, whole genome shotgun sequence encodes:
- the LOC126408977 gene encoding uncharacterized protein LOC126408977 — protein MSPKNPKKEDILQYAKDIFFPKGQNRVGKFEAFSHDILDYQEETIFDNVITVGELYSILKMGVLRFYLCTKAPEDTEDEECDGGKSDVNKDVHNDMLEKDEQPFQTVAIEAILDTSEMMLGPYLGEPMAGQMDDTLIYQPGLQNDEDIIITSDLIPRISSALSTPYTASIGDNTLSMPPPISTAFSNSDTALTDDEASSMPPPTSTAFSTSDTALTDDEASSMPPPTSTANVTPESASIGEVASSSTVSYDVVHITIKLHRVNLLEEMIGQFKDSALLKHNLRYTYIDEKGADADGVSRDVYATFWTELLDHTAEGDDQRIPSLCPKWQEEEWKSIGRILLKGFQDHGYFPCRLSPVFAVALIFGESEVSDDVLFESLLYVSQSDRNLITTALKEDLSEEERDELIDLLDRLDVTALPTQQNLKGILLKVAHKQLIQKPRYASEKMSFVAGSSLREAFASPQDVLHMYEDKKPTTKRLLKMLDASPSSQAETQSFRFLQQYIRGLDEAGLQRILRFVTGSDFTCQQN, from the coding sequence ATGTCcccaaagaatccaaaaaaagagGACATATTACAGTATGCCAAAGACATTTTCTTCCCAAAAGGACAAAACAGAGTAGGAAAATTTGAAGCATTTAGTCATGACATATTAGACTATCAGGAGGAAACTATTTTTGATAACGTTATTACAGTTGGAGAACTGTACAGCATACTTAAAATGGGAGTGTTGCGCTTTTACCTGTGCACTAAGGCCCCAGAAGACACGGAAGATGAAGAATGTGATGGGGGAAAATCAGATGTGAACAAGGATGTTCATAATGACATGTTAGAAAAAGATGAGCAGCCTTTTCAAACTGTTGCTATAGAGGCAATCCTAGACACATCTGAGATGATGCTTGGCCCCTATCTTGGAGAACCCATGGCTGGCCAAATggatgacactttgatatatcAACCTGGCCTGCAGAACGATGAGGACATTATCATCACATCAGACCTCATTCCCAGAATAAGCTCAGCACTCAGTACTCCATACACTGCATCTATAGGTGACAACACATTGAGCATGCCTCCCCCAATAAGCACAGCATTCTCTAATTCAGACACAGCATTGACAGATGATGAAGCTTCCAGCATGCCTCCCCCAACAAGCACAGCATTCTCTACTTCAGACACAGCATTGACAGATGATGAAGCTTCCAGCATGCCTCCCCCAACAAGCACAGCAAACGTTACTCCAGAGTCAGCATCTATAGGTGAGGTAGCAAGTAGTTCTACTGTTTCATATGATGTTGTGCATATCACCATAAAACTTCATAGGGTAAATCTTCTAGAGGAGATGATAGGCCAATTCAAGGATTCAGCACTTCTCAAGCATAACCTGAGATACACTTACATAGATGAAAAAGGAGCTGACGCGGATGGTGTCTCAAGGGATGTGTATGCTACATTTTGGACCGAGCTACTGGACCACACAGCTGAAGGGGACGACCAGAGGATTCCATCTCTGTGTCCTAAGTGGCAAGAAGAAGAGTGGAAATCCATTGGCCGAATTCTACTGAAGGGATTTCAAGACCATGGCTATTTTCCCTGTCGCCTTTCTCCTGTTTTTGCAGTGGCACTTATTTTTGGTGAGAGTGAAGTCTCAGATGATGTGCTTTTTGAAAGTCTTCTGtatgtcagtcagtcagacaggaATCTGATCACCACTGCCTTAAAGGAAGATCTTTCAGAAGAGGAAAGGGATGAGCTGATTGACCTTCTGGACCGTTTGGATGTAACAGCACTTCCAACACAACAGAATTTAAAAGGCATCCTTCTGAAAGTGGCACACAAGCAGTTGATCCAAAAGCCAAGATATGCATCTGAAAAGATGTCCTTTGTTGCTGGTTCCTCCCTAAGAGAAGCTTTTGCAAGCCCACAAGATGTCCTGCACATGTATGAGGACAAAAAGCCAACAACCAAAAGGCTTTTGAAAATGCTAGATGCCTCTCCTTCAAGTCAAGCAGAAACCCAAAGCTTTCGTTTCTTGCAACAATACATCAGAGGCTTAGATGAGGCAGGTCTCCAAAGAATTTTAAGATTTGTGACAGGGTCAGATTTCACGTGTCAACAAAATTAG